A single genomic interval of Nitrospinota bacterium harbors:
- a CDS encoding cbb3-type cytochrome c oxidase subunit 3 produces the protein MIKIKDFFQTDFGAMTTSDWVGLTMTIVFFVLMLTAYAYVLNPKNAKRLNSYGDIPMNDDRLERGGE, from the coding sequence GTGATTAAGATAAAGGATTTTTTCCAAACCGACTTCGGAGCCATGACCACTTCGGACTGGGTCGGATTGACAATGACTATCGTATTTTTTGTTTTAATGTTGACCGCATATGCATATGTGCTCAATCCGAAAAACGCTAAAAGACTCAATTCGTATGGCGACATTCCTATGAATGACGACCGGCTTGAAAGGGGGGGGGAATAA